The following proteins are co-located in the Trichormus variabilis 0441 genome:
- a CDS encoding PAS domain-containing hybrid sensor histidine kinase/response regulator: MLLHKRQIVLVLAWLVLIFTQAIAIYQGEPYISSCFPISKLAIALTFWLELIAIILTGIAFILTATRRDVTEHPQTKDELCTHQQELSMLPEFTDGITAFKQTQAALQSNQNLMHTVIENLPNGGVFLFDQNLRFILAAGLGLGVVGITKADIEGKTIWEALPPETSSEVELPYRQAFAGISSRFEAPYGHRVYEVHVLPVRNDDGEIFAGMTITQEITERKQSELALQDALQLLNLHIDTTPLAVVQWDCHLCVTRWSSTAEKIFGWRTEEVIGKYFQDLHMVYEEDMTAVAEASNRLLSGQESQIIQYNRNYTKDSRVIYCEWYNSSITNEAGSVTSVLSLVLDVTERIQAEKALRQSELMVIEERAQALERERAARIELERASRMKDEFLAIVSHELRSPLNGILGWSRLLRTRKLSPEKIEQALESIERNAQAQTQLIEDLLDISRIIRGNIRLLVRPTKLIPVIQAALDTVRPIANTKSIQIISRLNFDIGLVSADPERLQQVIWNLLSNAVKFTPEGGRVEICLEQVETNVQIRVTDTGKGISPEFLPYVFDRFRQADATTTRNQGGLGLGLAIVRNLVELHNGTVSVASPGEGQGATFTVQLPLLPSYSTVTPEEPLLQRQTTWDAKVQIRGLKILAVDDEPDTREFLKTALEQYGAIVTTAASTSEALKLLQLVKPDVLLSDIGMPNEDGYALIRQIRALSSEQGGNVPAAALTAYTRQSDRLLALTAGFQIHISKPIEPIQLLKIVATLAGNNSN; encoded by the coding sequence ATGTTGCTCCACAAAAGACAAATTGTGTTAGTTTTGGCTTGGCTAGTGCTGATTTTTACTCAGGCAATAGCTATATACCAGGGTGAGCCTTATATTTCTTCTTGCTTTCCCATATCTAAATTAGCGATCGCGCTCACCTTTTGGCTAGAACTAATTGCCATCATCTTGACAGGTATTGCTTTTATCCTCACAGCAACCCGGCGAGATGTTACTGAACATCCGCAGACAAAAGACGAACTGTGTACTCACCAGCAAGAGTTATCCATGCTACCAGAATTTACCGACGGTATTACAGCTTTTAAACAAACACAAGCAGCCCTACAAAGTAATCAAAATTTAATGCACACAGTTATAGAAAATCTTCCCAATGGTGGTGTTTTCCTGTTTGACCAAAATTTACGCTTCATCTTGGCAGCAGGCTTAGGGTTAGGGGTGGTAGGAATTACGAAAGCTGATATAGAAGGTAAAACCATTTGGGAAGCACTCCCCCCAGAAACTTCTTCTGAGGTTGAGTTACCTTATCGCCAAGCATTTGCCGGGATCAGCTCTCGTTTTGAAGCACCCTATGGACACCGCGTTTATGAAGTCCATGTTTTACCTGTGAGGAACGATGATGGTGAGATTTTTGCTGGAATGACCATTACCCAAGAAATCACAGAGCGTAAACAATCTGAATTAGCTTTGCAAGATGCCCTACAACTGTTAAATCTACACATAGATACTACTCCTTTGGCAGTGGTGCAATGGGATTGCCACCTATGCGTTACCCGTTGGTCATCTACTGCCGAAAAAATCTTTGGCTGGCGGACAGAGGAAGTAATCGGAAAATACTTTCAAGATTTGCACATGGTCTATGAGGAAGATATGACAGCAGTTGCAGAGGCGAGCAATCGCCTCCTCAGTGGCCAAGAATCGCAAATTATCCAATACAATCGCAACTATACTAAAGACTCTAGAGTTATTTATTGCGAGTGGTACAACTCTAGCATTACTAATGAAGCAGGTAGTGTCACCTCTGTACTGTCACTAGTATTAGATGTAACAGAGCGCATACAAGCAGAAAAAGCATTACGCCAAAGCGAATTAATGGTAATTGAAGAGCGGGCGCAAGCTTTAGAAAGAGAACGGGCAGCTCGTATAGAACTGGAAAGAGCCAGTCGCATGAAAGATGAATTTTTAGCGATAGTTTCCCATGAATTGCGATCGCCCCTCAATGGTATTTTAGGTTGGTCGCGCCTGCTCCGCACCCGCAAACTGTCACCAGAAAAGATTGAACAAGCTTTAGAATCAATTGAGCGCAATGCTCAAGCCCAAACTCAATTAATTGAAGACTTACTCGATATTTCGCGGATTATTCGCGGTAACATTCGCTTACTTGTACGCCCCACAAAATTGATTCCCGTAATTCAAGCAGCACTAGATACTGTTCGCCCAATTGCCAATACCAAATCAATCCAAATTATATCTCGCCTGAATTTTGATATTGGTTTAGTTTCTGCCGACCCAGAACGTTTACAGCAAGTGATTTGGAACTTACTTTCCAATGCAGTCAAGTTTACTCCTGAAGGCGGACGGGTAGAAATTTGCCTAGAACAAGTAGAGACTAATGTGCAGATTCGGGTAACTGACACAGGTAAAGGCATTAGTCCTGAGTTTTTACCTTATGTATTTGACCGTTTCCGCCAAGCAGATGCTACCACAACCAGAAATCAAGGGGGACTAGGTTTAGGTCTGGCGATCGTGCGTAATCTCGTTGAGCTTCACAATGGTACAGTTTCAGTTGCTAGCCCAGGAGAAGGACAAGGAGCGACATTTACGGTCCAACTACCACTCTTACCAAGTTACTCCACAGTCACCCCAGAAGAACCCTTGCTTCAACGACAGACAACCTGGGATGCTAAAGTCCAAATCAGAGGACTAAAAATTTTAGCAGTTGATGATGAACCAGATACTAGAGAATTTCTCAAAACTGCCTTAGAACAATACGGAGCAATTGTGACAACCGCAGCCTCCACCAGTGAAGCCTTAAAACTGTTGCAATTAGTGAAGCCTGATGTGCTACTAAGTGATATTGGGATGCCAAATGAAGATGGCTACGCTCTAATTCGGCAAATTCGAGCGCTATCATCAGAACAAGGGGGAAATGTCCCAGCTGCCGCCCTGACCGCTTACACCAGACAAAGCGATCGCCTCCTTGCCCTAACCGCCGGATTTCAAATTCATATATCCAAACCAATTGAGCCAATCCAGTTATTAAAAATTGTTGCCACCCTGGCTGGCAACAACTCGAATTGA
- a CDS encoding S-layer homology domain-containing protein, with protein MFNLTRWQSGTSALMALSITAGTVAPFLVASPSFAQTTFSDVSSNYWAAQFIQQLSQRGIIAGFPDGSFRPEEPVTRAQFAAMVNKAFQKAPERQAINFVDVPSNYWASSAIRQAYTIGFLSGYPGNRFEPNQAIPRQQVLVSLANGLEYIPSGNVESTLQYFNDAVNVAGYARSPIAAATEQKIVVNYPNVNFLNPTATATRAQVAAFIYQALVSSNQASAITSPYIVATQANTPRIPTSATIPQGTVISVKYDKAEKILVTKDETAPLTLTVDENVVTQAGTVVIPAGSQVVGELKPAQGGSQFVAQKLVLTTGQEYQLNATSEVINKTETVRKGASTGTIIKNTVLGAGAAAAVSAVTGDRAIATEEVLGGAAIGGLIGLFFGRNSVDLIAIDPDTDLQMTINQSLLVSLR; from the coding sequence ATGTTTAATTTAACTCGTTGGCAATCTGGCACATCTGCACTCATGGCTTTGAGCATCACAGCAGGAACTGTTGCACCTTTTTTAGTAGCATCTCCATCTTTCGCTCAAACTACTTTTTCTGATGTTTCCTCGAACTACTGGGCTGCACAGTTTATTCAACAATTGTCCCAGCGAGGCATTATTGCTGGCTTCCCTGATGGTTCATTCCGTCCAGAAGAACCAGTAACTCGCGCTCAATTTGCGGCGATGGTCAATAAAGCTTTTCAAAAAGCACCAGAACGGCAGGCAATTAATTTTGTTGATGTCCCCAGCAACTATTGGGCATCTAGCGCCATTCGGCAAGCCTATACCATTGGTTTCCTCTCAGGATACCCAGGCAATCGTTTTGAGCCTAACCAAGCTATTCCCCGCCAGCAGGTTTTGGTTTCCCTCGCCAACGGTCTGGAATATATTCCCAGTGGTAACGTTGAAAGTACTCTGCAATACTTTAACGATGCTGTTAACGTTGCTGGCTATGCTCGTAGCCCCATAGCCGCCGCCACTGAGCAAAAAATCGTGGTGAATTATCCCAACGTCAACTTTTTAAATCCCACAGCAACAGCTACAAGGGCGCAAGTAGCAGCTTTTATCTACCAAGCGTTAGTTAGTTCTAATCAAGCCTCAGCAATCACCTCGCCCTATATTGTGGCTACTCAAGCTAATACTCCCAGAATACCTACTTCTGCGACCATTCCTCAAGGGACTGTGATTTCAGTGAAGTACGACAAGGCAGAGAAAATTCTCGTAACAAAGGATGAAACTGCACCTTTGACCCTTACCGTAGACGAAAACGTAGTTACTCAAGCCGGTACTGTGGTAATTCCGGCTGGTAGCCAGGTAGTCGGGGAACTGAAACCGGCTCAAGGCGGTTCCCAATTCGTGGCTCAAAAACTCGTTTTAACTACAGGTCAAGAGTATCAACTGAATGCAACCTCAGAAGTCATTAACAAAACCGAAACTGTCAGAAAGGGTGCTAGCACAGGCACAATTATTAAGAATACCGTCCTTGGTGCAGGTGCCGCCGCCGCCGTTTCTGCTGTCACAGGCGATCGCGCGATCGCTACCGAAGAAGTTTTAGGCGGTGCTGCAATTGGCGGATTAATAGGCTTGTTTTTCGGCAGAAATAGTGTTGACTTAATCGCTATCGACCCAGACACCGATTTACAAATGACCATTAACCAAAGCCTACTGGTTTCATTGAGATAG
- a CDS encoding GAF domain-containing sensor histidine kinase produces the protein MLISASSDFVALCREQIALLTQGLGASLSVVYLTQELIESPTGEAKLIPVVAYPETAVILPGEEIAEVNARKQLQVGDMLLLPQQQGKLLAVAPAEETPESGRAPTVGGTSSPFGDDYLLDKRQIVLPLVHEGVMMGLLVTSRDDRPWNEQEQSQVQKVGQTLAIACILDQRRAWLQHQLHQQQILQEQQQDLLDNLLHQFRNPLTALRTFGKLLLKRLRPGDPNRDVGENIVRESDRLKELLQKFEQVIDWTEADLSRLVLPEKEGFVEATVQKEAKPALLLPGTGEQLTDCAVIDLLTPLLMSAKAIAQDRHIKLKADISQDLPLVRVNIKALQEVLTNIIDNALKYTPQGGKIYIQAGQEKLNFQGIAISDNGPGIPQEDLAHLGERHYRGVQAQTEIPGTGLGLAIAKQLIEQMQGEIEIFSPAINSKLTSPNTPGTTFIIWLPMSQSNS, from the coding sequence ATGTTAATATCTGCCAGTTCAGATTTTGTGGCTCTATGTCGAGAGCAAATAGCACTACTTACCCAAGGGCTAGGAGCTTCTTTAAGTGTAGTTTATCTAACCCAAGAATTGATAGAGTCGCCGACAGGGGAGGCGAAACTGATTCCTGTGGTTGCTTATCCAGAGACAGCAGTTATACTGCCAGGAGAAGAGATTGCTGAGGTGAATGCACGTAAACAATTACAAGTGGGTGATATGCTGTTGCTACCTCAACAACAGGGGAAATTATTGGCTGTAGCGCCAGCCGAAGAAACACCAGAGTCGGGGAGAGCGCCTACAGTAGGTGGAACGTCATCGCCTTTTGGTGATGATTACTTGTTAGATAAACGCCAAATAGTCTTACCTCTGGTGCATGAGGGGGTGATGATGGGATTATTGGTGACAAGTAGAGACGATCGCCCCTGGAACGAACAAGAGCAAAGCCAAGTGCAGAAAGTCGGACAAACACTGGCGATCGCTTGTATTTTGGATCAGCGTCGAGCATGGTTGCAACACCAACTGCATCAACAACAAATTCTGCAAGAACAACAGCAAGATTTACTCGATAATTTATTACATCAGTTTCGGAATCCCTTAACTGCCTTACGGACTTTTGGTAAACTTCTCTTGAAAAGATTGCGCCCTGGTGATCCAAATCGAGATGTGGGCGAGAATATTGTTAGGGAGAGCGATCGCCTCAAGGAATTGCTACAAAAATTTGAGCAAGTCATTGATTGGACAGAGGCAGATTTATCTAGGTTAGTTTTACCAGAAAAAGAGGGATTTGTCGAAGCCACCGTCCAAAAAGAAGCCAAACCAGCGTTATTATTACCGGGGACGGGAGAGCAATTAACTGATTGTGCTGTAATTGATTTATTAACACCATTACTCATGTCAGCCAAAGCGATCGCTCAAGACCGACATATCAAGTTGAAAGCAGATATTTCTCAAGATTTACCATTAGTCAGGGTAAATATTAAAGCTTTGCAAGAAGTGTTGACTAATATCATTGATAATGCCTTAAAATACACACCCCAAGGTGGCAAGATTTATATTCAAGCCGGGCAAGAAAAACTGAATTTTCAAGGAATTGCCATTAGTGATAATGGCCCTGGTATTCCTCAAGAAGATTTAGCCCATTTAGGTGAAAGACATTACCGAGGTGTACAAGCCCAAACAGAAATTCCTGGTACAGGCTTAGGATTGGCGATCGCTAAACAATTAATTGAGCAAATGCAGGGCGAAATTGAAATTTTCAGCCCGGCAATTAACTCCAAATTAACTTCACCTAATACACCAGGAACAACGTTTATTATTTGGTTACCGATGAGTCAAAGTAATTCGTAA
- a CDS encoding DUF3155 domain-containing protein: MARRRKRKSRRRQEGRRILEHVPQYSIESGEEKPVTAARKFIQAEGILPPALLLVKRNEHTTDRYFWAEKGLFGAQYVEENHFLFPSLRVLESPAGAEPVAVGSR; encoded by the coding sequence TTGGCAAGGAGACGTAAAAGAAAAAGTCGTCGTCGCCAGGAAGGACGACGTATTTTAGAACACGTACCTCAATACAGCATCGAAAGCGGTGAAGAGAAACCCGTGACAGCAGCCAGAAAATTTATTCAAGCTGAAGGTATCTTGCCACCGGCGTTGCTACTCGTAAAGCGAAACGAACACACTACAGACCGTTATTTTTGGGCAGAGAAAGGGCTGTTTGGCGCTCAATACGTCGAGGAAAATCATTTCTTGTTTCCCAGCCTGCGGGTACTTGAATCTCCCGCAGGGGCAGAACCAGTGGCGGTAGGCAGTCGCTGA
- a CDS encoding cofactor assembly of complex C subunit B, whose product MDTAILPSTFLLTLLLAVGLLFFIRASTKDRTEMMQLISEQEESVLMPQLQEYFRSRSYRVAEVDHEKNQVTFEGFVKPSIFLAVFLTLLASAGLVCLSLVFALLFPRFGNIFLGLVLFAPLSGLFYWKKAGRLEKVVLKLESLANQPQLFSKITVVAHRDELLELQKALPLKPNE is encoded by the coding sequence ATGGATACTGCTATTCTGCCATCAACGTTCTTACTCACCTTGTTACTGGCGGTTGGTTTGCTCTTCTTCATTCGGGCATCGACTAAAGACCGTACAGAAATGATGCAATTGATTTCCGAGCAAGAAGAAAGCGTTTTAATGCCGCAATTACAAGAGTATTTTCGCTCTCGGTCTTACCGAGTGGCAGAAGTAGACCATGAAAAAAACCAAGTGACTTTTGAAGGGTTCGTGAAACCCAGCATATTTTTAGCAGTGTTTCTCACGCTGCTAGCATCTGCTGGTCTAGTCTGTTTGTCTTTGGTTTTCGCTTTGTTGTTCCCTAGATTCGGTAATATTTTTCTGGGCTTGGTATTATTTGCGCCTTTGAGTGGCCTTTTTTATTGGAAAAAAGCAGGTAGGCTAGAAAAAGTTGTGCTGAAACTAGAATCTTTGGCTAATCAGCCGCAATTATTTAGTAAAATAACCGTTGTTGCTCATCGTGATGAACTACTTGAGCTACAAAAAGCACTACCTTTAAAGCCTAATGAATAA
- a CDS encoding PadR family transcriptional regulator — protein sequence MKIEDIYQFFENPPPTYLCQEVAICYILYVLLQGESYGTELIQQLETEHPTYRLSDTVLYSAIKFLEDNRAITGYWKKLEGRGRPRRMYQVSPEWQHQAEDLARLWQNYIYVRTN from the coding sequence ATGAAAATTGAGGATATATATCAATTCTTTGAAAATCCTCCGCCAACTTACCTCTGCCAGGAAGTAGCAATTTGTTACATTCTGTATGTTTTACTACAAGGTGAATCCTACGGAACTGAATTAATTCAGCAACTAGAAACTGAACACCCTACCTATCGGCTCTCAGATACTGTACTTTATAGTGCCATCAAATTTCTGGAAGACAATAGGGCAATTACTGGGTATTGGAAGAAGTTGGAAGGGAGAGGTCGCCCCAGGCGAATGTACCAAGTTTCTCCAGAATGGCAACATCAAGCGGAAGATTTAGCCCGGCTTTGGCAAAATTACATTTATGTGAGGACAAATTAA
- a CDS encoding DUF3611 family protein: MSRNPDAPSSSSNLRTIAQTFRMTGWISFWIQLVLGVISGIIVLLFGIFSQRAGSPNNNPGTGFGVFLAICGLVVLGGGIYLAFRYTRIGNQLLSSNPSNRPRKVETVQVLRLGLWINLGGTLVTLLGAQAIVGTLVARSISPQAVTTQLFDPTRIISGLDMLVVQANINTVSAHFAGLVSSLWLLNRINKS; encoded by the coding sequence ATGTCACGAAACCCCGATGCTCCATCATCTTCTTCTAATCTCCGGACAATTGCCCAGACGTTCCGTATGACAGGCTGGATTAGTTTCTGGATTCAGCTAGTACTAGGCGTTATTTCTGGCATCATTGTGCTATTGTTTGGCATTTTTAGCCAAAGGGCAGGTAGCCCTAATAATAATCCGGGGACTGGCTTTGGGGTGTTTTTAGCGATTTGTGGATTAGTAGTGCTGGGTGGAGGTATTTATTTAGCCTTCCGTTACACCAGAATTGGGAATCAATTGCTATCCTCCAACCCCAGTAATCGTCCTCGGAAAGTGGAAACAGTGCAAGTATTACGTTTAGGACTGTGGATAAATTTAGGTGGGACTCTAGTGACATTGTTGGGAGCGCAGGCGATCGTGGGTACACTAGTAGCTAGGTCAATATCTCCCCAAGCTGTCACTACCCAATTATTTGACCCTACCCGCATCATTAGTGGTCTAGATATGTTGGTAGTTCAGGCGAACATCAATACAGTCTCAGCCCACTTTGCTGGGCTGGTTAGCTCATTGTGGCTACTCAATCGCATCAACAAATCTTAA
- the serS gene encoding serine--tRNA ligase has translation MLDIKQIRENPQLIQERLNSRSGTYDIQPILQLDKQQRELEATRSQIQARSNEIGKIVGQKIKSGINPQDPEIQALRDEGNSIKAQLSELEPREKELKAEIEQLILALPNLPSDSTPIGKSEEENVEVRRWGDEYLPQNPNIIPHWEIGEKLGILNFERAVKVAQSRFVNLIGAGAALERALINFMLKTQTVAGYVEVSPPLLVNTDSLTGTGQLPKFAEESFKCADDELWLIPTAEVPVTNLYRGEILAAENLPIYHCAYTPCFRREAGSYGRDMRGLIRLHQFNKVELVKVVHPSTSFDELEKLVGNAEAILQALKLPYRVINLCTGDLGFGATKTYDLEVWLPSSGKYREISSCSNCFDFQARRADIRFKEAGKKGTQFVHTLNGSGLAVGRTMAAILENYQQPDGTILIPEVLQVYLGREVL, from the coding sequence GTGCTGGATATTAAGCAAATAAGGGAAAATCCCCAACTAATTCAGGAAAGGTTGAATAGCCGCAGTGGTACCTATGACATTCAACCTATATTACAGTTAGATAAGCAACAACGGGAGTTGGAAGCGACCCGCAGTCAAATCCAAGCCCGGAGTAACGAAATTGGTAAAATTGTCGGACAAAAGATTAAATCGGGTATTAATCCTCAAGACCCGGAAATCCAAGCTTTGCGGGATGAGGGAAACTCCATTAAAGCCCAATTGAGTGAACTAGAACCAAGAGAAAAAGAACTCAAGGCGGAAATTGAGCAACTTATACTCGCACTCCCTAATTTACCCAGTGACTCTACACCGATAGGTAAAAGTGAGGAAGAAAATGTAGAGGTAAGGCGTTGGGGTGATGAATATCTACCCCAGAACCCGAATATTATCCCCCATTGGGAAATCGGCGAAAAGCTGGGTATCCTCAATTTTGAGCGTGCTGTCAAAGTTGCCCAAAGTCGCTTTGTCAACTTGATAGGGGCTGGTGCGGCGTTGGAGCGGGCATTAATTAACTTTATGCTGAAAACGCAAACCGTAGCTGGCTATGTAGAAGTTAGTCCACCCTTGTTAGTCAATACTGATTCTTTAACAGGAACAGGTCAATTACCGAAGTTTGCGGAAGAAAGCTTTAAGTGTGCTGATGATGAATTGTGGTTAATTCCCACAGCAGAAGTTCCTGTTACTAACCTTTATCGGGGTGAAATTCTGGCGGCGGAAAATTTACCCATTTATCACTGTGCTTATACTCCCTGTTTTCGTCGGGAAGCAGGAAGTTATGGAAGAGATATGCGGGGTTTAATTCGCCTGCATCAATTCAATAAAGTAGAGTTGGTGAAAGTTGTTCATCCCAGCACTTCTTTTGATGAATTAGAAAAATTGGTGGGGAATGCCGAAGCAATTTTACAGGCTTTAAAATTACCTTACCGGGTGATTAATCTTTGTACTGGTGATTTAGGTTTTGGGGCAACGAAAACCTATGATTTAGAAGTATGGCTACCATCTTCTGGTAAGTATCGAGAGATTTCTAGTTGTTCTAATTGCTTTGATTTCCAAGCGCGGCGAGCCGATATTCGCTTTAAGGAAGCGGGTAAAAAAGGGACGCAGTTCGTCCATACCCTCAACGGTTCTGGCTTGGCTGTGGGGCGAACTATGGCAGCTATTTTGGAGAATTATCAGCAACCAGATGGGACAATTTTGATACCGGAGGTTTTGCAGGTTTATTTGGGTAGGGAAGTTTTGTAA
- a CDS encoding DUF433 domain-containing protein, with product MLTLSYPHIEKSDNQPARLQRLPRIRVAQIVMDYLAYGWSVEEMCRQHPHLTHAEAHAAMGYYFDHQQEIDQEIQEEWEQVKGIIKQSAQTPFYSRMKAKGLL from the coding sequence ATGTTAACTCTGAGTTATCCACATATAGAAAAAAGTGACAATCAACCTGCAAGATTACAGCGTTTGCCTAGAATTAGAGTAGCCCAAATTGTTATGGATTATCTTGCCTATGGCTGGTCAGTAGAAGAAATGTGTCGTCAACATCCTCACTTAACCCATGCCGAGGCTCATGCTGCTATGGGTTATTACTTTGATCACCAACAAGAAATTGATCAAGAAATCCAAGAGGAATGGGAACAAGTAAAAGGAATTATAAAACAATCAGCACAGACTCCATTTTACAGCAGAATGAAAGCAAAAGGACTGTTGTAA
- a CDS encoding DUF5615 family PIN-like protein, with translation MAIALYMDVHVPQAITSQLRRRGVDVLTAVDDETQEFPDDKLLQRAAEIKRVLFTQDIRFRVLAETWQIEGKNFSGLIFGHQLGGTIGQFVKDLEFIAKVSEIDEWINVIEYIPFR, from the coding sequence GTGGCTATTGCTTTATACATGGATGTTCATGTGCCTCAAGCTATCACATCACAGCTGCGTCGTCGGGGTGTAGATGTGTTAACTGCTGTTGATGATGAAACACAAGAATTTCCTGATGATAAATTATTGCAGAGAGCAGCAGAGATTAAACGAGTCTTGTTTACCCAAGATATTCGTTTTCGAGTCTTAGCAGAAACTTGGCAAATAGAAGGAAAAAACTTTTCAGGATTGATTTTTGGGCATCAACTTGGTGGCACAATTGGTCAATTCGTTAAAGATTTAGAATTTATTGCCAAGGTTTCAGAGATTGATGAATGGATAAATGTAATTGAATATATTCCTTTCAGATAA
- a CDS encoding PIN domain-containing protein: protein MSEFVLDASAVLALLNQETGSEEILQLIDNAAISTVNLSEVIAKLAEAGIPEDEIKQILFHLNLEVILFNQEQALKAGMMRPATKSIGLSFEDRACLALGVILNQPVITTDRLWSNLNLGIEIRVVR, encoded by the coding sequence GTGAGTGAATTTGTTCTCGATGCCTCTGCTGTTTTAGCGTTGCTTAATCAAGAAACTGGCAGCGAAGAAATTTTGCAGTTGATTGACAATGCAGCAATTAGTACTGTCAACCTATCCGAAGTTATAGCAAAGCTGGCAGAAGCCGGAATTCCTGAAGACGAGATTAAGCAGATTCTCTTTCATCTCAATCTTGAGGTGATTCTTTTTAACCAAGAACAAGCATTGAAGGCGGGAATGATGCGTCCAGCTACTAAATCGATTGGGCTATCATTTGAAGATCGGGCTTGTCTGGCTTTAGGTGTTATTCTCAACCAGCCTGTTATCACAACTGATCGTTTGTGGAGTAACCTGAATTTGGGAATTGAGATTCGAGTAGTACGTTAG
- the rseP gene encoding RIP metalloprotease RseP translates to MSVLAAIAVLAVLILVHELGHFVAARSQGIHVNRFSLGFGPVLWKYQGAETEYAIRAFPLGGFVGFPDDDPDSDIPPNDPNLLRNRPILDRAIVISAGVIANLIFAYMLLVAQVGFVGIGQASQPGVSIQQLAPEVSAVATNAGLKPGDVILSANQKEFGTSLQEIEALRDIIKNSPGKSIQLQVARGDERLSVNVIPEAKPAGGSIGIGLAPNGKVERRPVSLDKAFSVGASEFQRIVVMTFKGFGQLITNFGETAGQVAGPIKIVEIGANIAQNDTASLFFFAALISINLAIINILPLPALDGGQLAFLLIEGLRGKPLPNRIQEGVMQTGLVLLLGLGIFLIVKETTQLTTQLEWVQKLFQ, encoded by the coding sequence ATGTCAGTTTTAGCAGCGATCGCAGTCTTGGCGGTATTAATCTTGGTACACGAGTTGGGGCATTTTGTCGCCGCACGTTCTCAAGGTATTCATGTGAACCGCTTTTCGTTAGGATTTGGGCCTGTTCTGTGGAAGTACCAAGGTGCGGAAACTGAGTATGCTATCCGGGCTTTTCCCTTGGGTGGATTTGTCGGCTTTCCCGATGATGACCCCGATAGCGATATTCCCCCCAATGACCCGAATTTGCTGCGTAACCGTCCTATTTTAGATCGGGCGATCGTTATCAGTGCAGGTGTCATCGCTAATTTAATTTTTGCTTATATGCTGCTGGTAGCCCAGGTGGGCTTTGTTGGTATTGGACAAGCCAGTCAGCCAGGGGTTTCCATCCAACAGTTAGCGCCAGAGGTGAGTGCTGTTGCTACTAATGCTGGACTGAAACCAGGAGATGTAATTCTCTCCGCTAATCAAAAAGAATTTGGCACTTCCTTACAAGAAATAGAGGCTTTAAGAGACATCATTAAGAATAGCCCTGGTAAGTCTATTCAACTCCAGGTTGCGCGTGGAGACGAAAGGCTATCAGTTAATGTTATCCCCGAAGCCAAACCAGCCGGGGGAAGTATCGGGATTGGTCTGGCACCTAACGGCAAAGTAGAACGCCGTCCAGTTAGTCTGGACAAAGCTTTCAGCGTTGGCGCTAGCGAATTTCAACGCATTGTTGTCATGACCTTTAAAGGCTTTGGACAACTAATTACTAATTTTGGTGAAACAGCAGGTCAAGTCGCAGGCCCCATCAAGATTGTGGAAATTGGCGCTAACATTGCCCAAAACGATACAGCTAGTTTATTCTTCTTTGCTGCTTTAATTAGCATTAACTTAGCAATCATCAATATTTTGCCACTTCCCGCTTTGGACGGTGGACAATTAGCGTTTTTACTGATTGAAGGTTTGCGAGGGAAGCCTTTACCCAACCGAATTCAAGAAGGTGTAATGCAGACTGGTCTAGTATTACTCTTAGGGCTGGGAATTTTTCTGATTGTGAAAGAAACCACCCAGTTAACTACCCAATTGGAGTGGGTGCAGAAATTGTTCCAGTGA